The following nucleotide sequence is from Vitis vinifera cultivar Pinot Noir 40024 chromosome 14, ASM3070453v1.
AAACGAAATTCAGCGTCTTCGGAGAGAGTCTTGGGCATTAGATGCTCAGCAACATCCGCAGGGGTCATGTTGACTTGCCCCAACAACTCACCGATTTTGGGAAATGCAGGGTGTGATTCTAAACTAAGGTAATTCTTAGCCAGGATTTTGAATGCTTGGAAGCTGCAGTAGGCCAACTCTATATGCTTATCCATCCTTCCTTTCCTTATCAGTGCCGGATCGAGCTTCTCCACATGGTTGGTAGTAAAGACTATGAGTCTTTCTCCCCCGCAAGAAGACCAGATGCCGTCAATAAAATTCAGAAGCCCCGATAGCGTAACGTTTCTGGTTTCGTTACTCTTGCTTTTTGTTGCTGATTTCTTTACTTTGTCATCTCCTTCACCGTCTGCAAGCTTATCTGTTGGGGCTTTCTTCCTTGGAGCGGTGAGATCAAGTGAACAGTCAATGTCTTCAATCACAATGATGGACTTGCTGGATATCTCCATTAAAAGCTTCTTGAGCTCGGTGTTACTCTTCACCCCAGTGAGTTCAAGATCGTAAACATCATAATTCAAGAGATTAGCCATGGCCGCAATCATGGTGGACTTGCCGGTCCCTGGAGGACCGTAAAGGAGATACCCGCGCTTCCAAGCTCTCCCAATTCTGGCATAAAACTGTTCACCCTTACTGAATGCCATCAGATCATCCAtaatttccttcttcttctcagGGTCAAGCGCCAGCGTCTCGAATGTCGCAGGGTGCTGGAACACCACCTGGTTCCACTCATTATCCTCATTGGTGTAAAGCTTCTTCTTCCTGTTTCTACTGTTGAGCGCTCTACCCTCTTTTAACACATAATTCAAGTAAGGCCCAATAATCAGAGCCCGGTGCCGCTTATGGAAAGTGAGAGTGTAGTACCTCTTCTCATGATTGGTTCCGCTGTAGACTGAAATTGAGTTGGTATTGGGCGCATGTTTTCCAAGAAGCCACCGTACTTGGACACCCTGAAACTCATCTGTCACCTCTTCGAAATCGCTCATGCCGAGAACGAGAGTCTTGTTATGGGCCAAACTGCCTATCAGCCGAGACGCCTGAGCGAATGAAGTCTGGCCGAGGTAAGTCCTAATATCACCGTAAGCTTGACTGGGTGTTGCCCACTTCCCGACGAATTGGTTGAAGGTgattgaaatttggggattgAAGAATTTCACCAGGTTTTGATAGCGCCTCCAGACAGAGAACCGGAGATGCTCAGGGAAGTATTGCCGAAACATGGCACATACAAACATTAAACCAGCCATCGTGGATCCCACATTAGCAAACAGACCTCTCATGGCCATGGCACtcagtcttcttcttcttctatttcttcGTCTGCTGCTTCTTCATAAGCCTCTTGCATCCCTTCTATAGACTCTTGTTATATAGAGAGGGAAGGATTGGTGAAGTTGCCTTTCTTGGACACCCCAAATTTGGCAACTTCCTCcgaatcaattttaatttattttattttatgaaatagaATTTTCTAAAActccctatttatttatttccttaacTCCACTTTCcttcaaaaatagaaattggTTTTAGAAATCAACTTTGAATCCAACTGATTTCTAAAACTAATTTGGGTTTAAAGttgaaaatgtattttaaaattcttaatttaaaataaaacaaatacatttaaaaactaattctattattttaataaaatttatgatatgtagtgataaatataaaaaaatttaaataattataaattattatacatACATAAGTTGATTTAATTCATTTGTTTTATCAATTAGACAAAAGAAtggaaaatcaaatcaattaaattagttttcataaattgattcttcaatttttactTTCACTCTCGATGCTATACCTTATGACAACCGAAAATTGGCTTCTTAAATTATTTCCTTCTCCGTCTTCttcaataatattaatttattgcTAATCTTTGATTATGGCtaggtaatttttttaagatacaAATGTGTAAGTACCTTGtattatgataataatttattacttCCCCATAGTCCCATGAATTTCACCAAATATCTCAAATAATTATCATGCTGTGGAAAGCAATAGGAacatgcatgttttttttttctttttctttttggttttttatttttttgtttgtttctataTCAGGTAGTTAGTTGCAATGTCTTTTGGAACCTGACTTGATTCAATCCAACTCATCTTGATGTTTGGAtaagtttgaataaatatttttaatattcaaactAGATTGGTTTTGGGTCAATGTTTTAACAATCCAAACCTAATATGaatctaatttaatattttaataatatttattatcttgtataataatatttattttcattttagattTAATAAGATATCAAatttgttgtaaaattataaaatgaaaggagaagaaaaaaagaaagagaaattagaatcTATGAAgagaatataatataatttttattagagGTATTTCTcttttatagggagtcacaaagagatatacatcaatagatgatcatccacaagttcccataatccgataaattctcatattttataacaaaattataattatattatatggtttttcactttttttttaaatataagtttattttttgctATTTTGAATCTTGgtcttatttactatttaaattgtgatataaataaataaattaaaattttaaaaaacactattGATTGATTCTAGATAATGCAATTCGGTCCATTTGACTAATTCAAATCTAACTAataaacttgaattttatttgaacAACTCCAATTTAACCCAACTAATTGGGTTggacttagtttagtttttaatccAACTAACTTGATTAATCTGTTCAAGTTATAACCCAAGGTACAAGgtttttcaattctttcttAGAAGATTGGAAATTTCATAATGAGATTTTTATTAACTTGGACCGATTCTTTGGCTTTaatttgttataaatttttctttccattttttgaatttcttcaCCTTTCTCACATAAAAAAAGTCTTCACCATTGAATTTTCTTAGCCATAGTTTGCACAATTTGATAATATTCTTtacttttctttaaatttctttgtcggacttaataacttaattagaCATATCTTAGGTTGGTCaacatttttatattacatTTTCTAGATGTTTGAAATTGACACAAGTATTTACAACAAAAACAGTTGAAATAAATTGACATATGGTattatattgatttatttacCCATCATGACATCATTATTCATCCAAGCTCCAACAAGtgttataataatatatcattttccatcatcaaggtaataataataaataaaaaatttaaataattataaattataatatatatgtcgatctaattcattttttatcaattagacaaaagaaataaaaaatcaaatcaattaaattagttttcataaattgattcttcaatttttacttacactctagatgctataataCCTTATGAGTTATGAAAACTGAAAATTAGCTTCTTAAATTATTTCCTTCTCCGTCTTCttcaataatattaatttattactaATATTTGATTATGACTAGGTAATTTTTTAAGATACAAATGTCGAAGTACAATTTATTACTTCCCCATGGTCCCATGAATTTCACCAAAtatctaaaataattatcatgCTGTGGAAAACAATAGGAacatgcatgtttttttttttgtttttttttgtttctaggTAGTTAGTTGTAATGTCTTTTGGGAACCTGACTCATTCAACCCGAACCCATCTTGACGTTAGGAtaagtttgaataaatattttcaagaactaGATTGGTTTTGGGTCAATGTTTTAACAATCCAAACCTAATTTGaatctaattttatatttttataatatttattatcttgtataataatatttattttcattttagatttaataagacatcaaattataattatatcatatggtttttcaacttttttttttaaatataagtttatttttgcTATTTTGAAACTTggtcttatttattatttaaattttgatataaataaataaataaaaattttaaaaaacactattAATTGATTCTAGATAATACAATTCAATTAATTTGACTAACTCAAATCTAACTAATAAACTTGAGTTTTACCTTATCAACTCCAATTTAACCCAACTAATTGGGTTggacttagtttagtttttaatctGACTAACCTGTTCAAGTTATAACTCAATGTACAAGgtttttcaattctttcttAAAAGATCGAAAATTTCATAATGAGACTTTTATTAACTTGGACTGATTCTTTGgctttaatttattataaatttttctttctatttttttgaaattcttcACCCTTTCTCacataaaaatctttaaaaattgaCCATTGAATTTTCTTAGCCATAGTTTGCACAACTTGATAATATTCTTgacttttctttaaatttctttgacttaataacttaatttgacATATCTTAGGTTGGTCaacatttttatattacatGTTCTAGATGTTTGAAATTGATACAAGTATTTACAACAAAAACAGttgaaataaattgatttatttaccCATCATGATATCATTATTCATTCAAGCTCCAACAAGTGTTATTATAATATATCATTTTCCATCATccatgtaataataataataataataataataataataataataataataataataataataaatcaaattttaatttttttatttaattttataaatgtccCTTCTGTCGAATTTCTAGCTGGACCACTCTGACTCTAGGCCAGGCCAGACCAGACCAGACCACCCTTGTCAAAACACGTTCTTTCCTTACGAAGAAAGTTAGTCAAAGTCTGATATTTTGGTTAGGAGTTAGGATCACGTTTGCACACAATTTATAAGGTTGCTTTTCCACCTTACTGATCACAAGTCCTATAATAGTATATATTTCATAACTCAATGTTCTAGACCAGATCGCCgcccccacccccaccaccaccacccgaCTCAACCCGCCACCAAATAAAGTAGCGTTCACACTGTCCACACGGATGTTCGTTAATCCTCACACATACCCAATTATAGGAGAGGTGAATCGTGCCTATTGAAGTCTTGTCAATGTTATTTCAAGACATAAAATAATTCAGATAAAAGAATCCGAGGTTTAACGTGGTTGGATGAATTATACTTATGTtcatgattgaaaaaaaatcatttctttttttcgtACTTCTTGTATCTACATTTTATCGGCACTTTTTGTATCTATACCTTAAACGCTTAATCAAGTGTCTAATTTTCCTACTCACATCTCTATTCATCATTTGGAGTCTTTACAAACCATTTccatttcatgttttttttttttatgataatgatctgaaatatttataaagatatttataatacttttctTTATTCTACAAGGAAATTCAATATTATAATGaattataaatatagaaaatgttttttataaaaaatgaatttatgttAATTAAGAATCTgagatattttttaataatctttATACTGGATCAAATTCCATCGAGTTAGTCTTCTATCTCTACATGATAGAcattttttgtatcatatccTCATAAGAGAATAATCATTCATTTTGGCAtcatcttgtgtgctttctcttttaactttttcaaaattcttcatATTAAGTTATGATATTTTCAACCAAAATAATCAATGGTCAATGCTCTGCATTGGTCGAGTCAAAGCTAAAAAATGAGTTGTTGTGTTGCTCATTATCGCTACTACCTTTTGTCatcatcttgtgtgctttttCTTTAACTCTTTCAAAATTCTTCATATTAAGTTCTGATATTTTCAAACGAAATATCGACGGTCTGTGTTAGCCGAGTCAAAGCTAAAAAATGGGTTGTTGTGCTGCTCATTATTGCTGCTACCTTTTTGTCAACATCTTGTGTGCTTTCTCtttaattctttcaaaattctTCATATTAAGTTCTGATATTCCACGTTTGTCATCATCTTGCGTGCTTTCTCTTTAACTCTTTCAAAATTCTTCATCATCTTTGTGCTACTATTGGGAGTTGAACCCCCAACCAAAAGGTTAAAGCAAGCATCCACTTACCATTAAGGCAAGTTTGACCTTTGTTAATTATCATGCActgcacacacacacagagatatatatatatatatatattcatttaattaagtagtaaaaagtttttaatatcattaatatattaattaaatataagaaaattatatatttattatcatttaatacaattaaataaaatatatcataatttaaatattaaatttattctaaaattaaacatattataattaaatatcacaatattattattaaataatatttgatgtaatttaataatcaatgtacacttaaatatatatatatatatatatatatatttcttcaacaaaacaactttaaaatgcctattatacttttaatttcatttataagagctttgttttatatttttataagttttgatcaattttcggCCAATCgatattttgtgttaaaatatccgtcgataaattttcgatatatccgatatattccTTAAAATCGAACtatcgatatatccgtgattaccgatatttttatccttgccTATATCTATGATGAGAGGGAATCTTTCTactaccataaaaaatattatagatgacAAAACCAAATACAATTATTGAGTTATCGAAATATCCCATATTTATTCACTTCTTATATTTACACTTTGAACCATAAGTCATTTCTCTCCGGTCATTCTCCCTTGCACCTGTATCCACCACTTATAGTTTTTACATGCTCATCTTCAtctcataaatttttttcattataatttagaatatttatagagatatttctaacAATTTTAATTGGAAATTCAATATTACAATGACATACGAATATATGAAATGGTCtacataatgttttttttaaacaataaaataaaatctatactaattaggaattggAGACATTTTCCAATATCTCTATGTATATGGATTTGAACTATCAAATAAGGGTATAAACGAATGAAATCAAAGTACaagagtataaaaaaaataagacttaaaaatatgtatatgatACTACTTgattgataatatattttaataggTATCGAAAAAGCATGATcctgtttggtaactgtttcaaaaaacaatttagaatttttgatgttttgtaaaacaaatgtcaatttaagaatttgaaatattttgtttttaaatatgtttttttttaaaaaaaaattatatgtattcttctatttttaattattctctacatttatttaattattttttaaaacagttactaaaaaatgaatgaaaataaaacaccctatattttatttgctaaacatattttccttttttttttttttttcaaaatagcataacaaacaaataatttatttctattatataaccagaactttaaaaatatttggtatgGTTGGGTTGGTAGCGTAGTACGTATAATCAACAAATCAAGGCCATCCGCATATTGATTGTCTGCCGAGATTTTGGGGCCGAAAATTACGATGTGAAATGGAGGCAGCTGCAGCAGCCCACGTTCCACGAAAAACCGCTCCTGTGGGACATGGTTCCTTGGTTTTGACCAGGTGTTCCAATACATGTCTCTCAATTCTGGCACGAGAAAGTTCAGTTAGGTAGATTGTTCTGGCTTGGTGGGAAAGGATGATTAGCTTTCTAGGGGGACTTTGGAGTCTATAAATACGACAGGCCATCAGGCAGGCAGGCAGGCAGGCAAGcaagaaagaaggaaagaatCACAAGAAGTTTGGGGAGTCTTGCCGCACGAGAGATGGCACCTGCTCTTTCATATATGTTGTGGGCAAGTGCCATCTTTCTGTGGCAACACACCCTCCAACTTCTTTTCTTACAACCGaccatctctttttcttttctctacctTCCTCCTCGTTTCATTTTTGGCGACATTCATCTTCATTTTGTCTTCCCACATGTGTTGTCTCACACCGTTGTCTTATAGCATATGTTCATTTCTAATATGGAGGCTTGAGGCTCCCCACCCATGGAATCTGCTGaaattttacaatattttattaGCAAACTAGCTAGCTAGCTAGCTTGCTTGCTGTAGCCAATGTGTTGATTCTCGTCTTTACTTTCCACCATATTTCACATACTGTTTTTCTGAGTACTTCGTCAATGCCTAGGCAATATGCAGTGTGACACACTGTTTTTCACGCATCATAATGACGTTGATGTACATGAGGTAAGTGGATTAGAGGCTTGAAAATATAGTTTAAGATGCTCTATATATCCAGCTGTGTTAGCCTTGACAACTTTCTtaaacaaaccctaaaattGTATTCAGTCTTGTGAGCAGgagaaaataattaagatttaaGATCTATCCTGTCATCATCGTCACTAACCTATTAATTAACAACTAGTATTGATTTTATTACATTATTTCCTTACCCTTAATCCTAATTAGTTGTTTTATACACCCTGGTCGGTCCTCCCTCCCCCAATACCGCCTGCCTGCATCATCCTTAAACGCCAGTTAAACCTTGCTTATAgagagtttgtttttttttttttttggagtttagGATTGGACTTTTGCaaaaattatagtaaaaaaaagtATATGGTAATACATACTATGCGGCAAAGTAAGATGTGGGAGTTGACCCAACATGTTATAATTATGGGGAAATTAAGAAGCCGAAGAATCAGCCGTTTACTTTACTTCATGCCATACACATACCTCTCTCTACCTGTTCTTCTTATATGAGTGATGTATAGTTGCAGGAGAATCTATACGGGAGAACACACAGCTTGGAGGAGCTCAGTGGCAAAAGGAGAGAGGGATGTGAAGGGACCTCTGTCGCAGGAGAGATGATGCCCAGTGCAATGGTGTAGAAGCCCAGTACTTGAGCAGTAGGTATCATCTCTCCTAGACTGAGGCCCCTGCAATTTCTCACAAGATCGAGCGCATTCGTTTCATTTTCAGGCCAATTTTTCCTTGGTTGTCGACAAGGAGGTAAGTGCCTGATCCTGCTGTATTTTCTGGGGCTTATATCGTGTAGATTGATATGTATATGCTTGTTAGTTCCATGGATTGTTGTAGAAATTAGAATCTAGAACAAGAGATTTCAGAGATGGGGTTGTGATTAATTTAACCCTAGCTAGTTAATATCAAAGCAGTAGAGCTGATCATAAGTTGATAGCATAAAATACCTCTAAATGCAAGTTGGTTTTCATTTGGTAAGATCATCAATTCCATGGTTTATTCAAACAAGTCCCAGCCCAGATGAAAGCTAAGATCAATTAGGgtctttgatgaaaaaaatgactgttctccacttcttttgtgttgaattgattaattaaaatgtGGCAAATGTACTAGGAATTATTATAAGCAACTGATGACTCAAGCCAGCTATATTATAACCTTCCATTCTGTTAAAAATCATATCTATGATGACATGAATATCAATGAACAATGTTATGTGAAGAACCCTCAAGTTTTCCTTCATTGATTGCAGTCCCCACAATACCTTAGAAAAATTTTCATCACTTCTTATCTTTTGTCCACTCATAGGGCACAAACAATATAAAACATCTTCTACATATTGCTCTATGGTCCCCTTACCAGATTCAATGATCCTGTTCGCTTCATACCATAGCGTCCGTACGTGCATGGCTTTGATGAGTTGAGAGGGCACAGCTCTCACCTTTGGGGACAAACAGCTTTAGTCATCTTCCAATGTTAAAGAGCTTCAGTACTcaataatttgttaaaaaattcaACACCTTTGATAAGTGATTCTACGACGCCCCATGTGACCCATTCATCCCCACATATAATCATCATGAGATTGTCAGAGTGTTCAAAACCTTACTTTACATCATATTCTAAATTGAAAGAATATGAATCTAGGCCCACCCCATTAACTAGATGTGTGTGTCTGAAACAATAACAGAAGCCATTGATGCTTTCAGCAGCTTTAGCACGAGGCTGAAGATATAATGGAGCTCCCACAAAATGGGTTTTAATAATCGTTAACATTTCTTTATGAATAACTTTGatcatctcccaatacttttgATGTTTTACATGCATGTTGTACGAAACCAGCTTAGTTTTTTGGTCTAAGTAGGTCAGTTTTGATGAACCATTGTGCAAATTATGATTGTCTCTTAAAGAGGATAAGGTTTCAGCATTATTTTCATAGTTTTCTTGGGATTATATtgaatataatttgattttttggccATGGAGGATCAAAGCCAAACTTCAACATCATTCTTCTTCTAGATTTACATTACCAAGTGCAATTGAATTTTCAACCTTGTCTTGTTTAAAGTTTGTCGAACAATtattttaggaaacatttttgactttaaaaatgtttttgaattaaaaatgaggtgtttaatagaatttaaaaaatatttttaaaattttgaaaaattacttatattaaaaaaaatcatccata
It contains:
- the LOC100261022 gene encoding AAA-ATPase At3g28580 — translated: MAMRGLFANVGSTMAGLMFVCAMFRQYFPEHLRFSVWRRYQNLVKFFNPQISITFNQFVGKWATPSQAYGDIRTYLGQTSFAQASRLIGSLAHNKTLVLGMSDFEEVTDEFQGVQVRWLLGKHAPNTNSISVYSGTNHEKRYYTLTFHKRHRALIIGPYLNYVLKEGRALNSRNRKKKLYTNEDNEWNQVVFQHPATFETLALDPEKKKEIMDDLMAFSKGEQFYARIGRAWKRGYLLYGPPGTGKSTMIAAMANLLNYDVYDLELTGVKSNTELKKLLMEISSKSIIVIEDIDCSLDLTAPRKKAPTDKLADGEGDDKVKKSATKSKSNETRNVTLSGLLNFIDGIWSSCGGERLIVFTTNHVEKLDPALIRKGRMDKHIELAYCSFQAFKILAKNYLSLESHPAFPKIGELLGQVNMTPADVAEHLMPKTLSEDAEFRLEDLIKALEKAKEREKVGS